One Nitrospirota bacterium genomic window, CCGTATTTTAAAGTATGCCGGAATATCAAAGGATAAGATCCTCAAAGTACTGGTTGAGATAAGGGGCGCTCAAACTGTTACAGACCAGAACCCGGAAGACAAATATGAGGCACTCAAAAGATACAGCAGGGACCTCACGGAACTGGCAAGAAAAGGCAAGCTCGACCCGGTTATAGGAAGAGATGAAGAAATCAGGCGAGTCATACAGGTGTTGTCAAGAAGGACCAAGAACAACCCCGTACTTATAGGAGAACCTGGAGTTGGCAAGACTGCAATTGCAGAAGGTCTTGCACAGCGCGTAATCGCCGGTGATGTCCCGGAAGGCCTGAAAAACAAGCGTGTTGTATCACTTGATATGGGGGCGCTTATTGCAGGCGCTAAATTCCGCGGAGAGTTTGAAGATCGCCTGAAGGCGGTTATAAAAGAGATTGAACAGTCCGAGGGTCAGATAATACTTTTCATAGATGAGCTTCATACACTTGTCGGCGCCGGTTCAGCAGAGGGGGCAATTGACGCATCAAATATGCTGAAGCCGGCTCTCGCCAGGGGTGAACTCAGATGTGTCGGCGCTACTACGATTGACGAATACAGAAAACATATAGAAAAAGATGCGGCCCTGGAGAGGCGTTTTCAGCCTATAACTGTTACGGAACCGTCAGTGGAAGACACCATCTCCATACTTAGAGGACTTAAAGAACGCTACGAGGTGCATCACGGAGTAAGGATAAAGGACTCTGCGATTGTGGCCGCTGCAGTACTGTCCAACAGATACATTACCGACAGATTCCTTCCTGATAAGGCGATTGACCTGATTGATGAGTCAGCGTCACGTCTTCGCATAGAGATAGACAGCTTGCCTTCAGAACTCGACGAGATTGAGCGAAGGATAAGACAGCTTGAGATAGAGCGCCAGGCAGTAAAGAAAGAGCATGATGCTGTCTCCATTGAGCGTCTCGACAAAATTGAAAGAGAACTTGCTGATCTGAAGGAGAGCGGCGCTACATTGAGGGCACAGTGGCAGGAGGAGAAGGGGGTTATTGGAAAGATCCGGAACCTTAAGGAACAGATTGAGACCACGCGCATTCAGTCTGAGCAGGCCGAAAGGAGCGGAGATCTTGGTAAGGCGGCTGAATTGAGATACGGGAGTTTGCCAGGTCTGCAGAAACAGGTTGAGGAGGAGAACAGACGTCTGTCAGAATCTCAGGGTTCTGTAAAGCTCCTTAAAGAAGAAGTAGACGAGGAAGATATAGCAGAGATTATAGCCAAGTGGACAGGCATACCTGTTTCAAAAATGCTCGAAGGAGAGGTTCAGAAGCTTTTGCACATAGAAGAAAATTTAGAGCGGCGTGTCGTAGGACAGGATGAGGCCATTTCTGCTGTAGCCAATGCAGTACGCAGGGCGCGTGCAGGTATCCAGGATCCTAACAGACCACTCGGCTCTTTCATATTCATGGGGCCAACCGGAGTTGGAAAGACCGAACTCGCTAAGGCGCTTGCAGAATTTCTGTTTGATAACGAGCAGGCAATGACACGCATAGACATGTCCGAGTTCATGGAAAAACACTCAGTGGCAAAGTTAATCGGCGCACCTCCCGGCTATGTAGGATATGAAGAGGGTGGACATCTTACAGAGGCAGTAAGGAGAAAACCTTACTCAGTATTACTATTTGACGAGATTGAAAAGGCGCATCCTGATGTGTTCAATATCCTGCTTCAATTATTAGATGACGGAAGACTCACAGACAGTCATGGACGGACGGTTGATTTCAAAAATACCGTTGTAATTATGACCTCCAACATAGGTAGTCAGATTATTCAGGAACTGGGCGGCCGCGATGAGGCAGAGATGAGAAGAAGGATAACGGAGACGATGCGTTCATACTTCAGACCTGAGTTCTTGAACAGGGTTGATGATGTCATTATATTCCACTCACTGGATATGGAGCAAATAAAGCAGATTGTTGAGATTCAAATAACACGACTTTTGAAGCGTCTCGAGGAAAAGCAGATTCAGCTGACTCTGACTGACGCTGCAAAGTCATGTCTTGCGGTAGAGGGATATGACCCGGTCTTTGGAGCAAGGCCTCTCAAGCGAGTGATACAGCGGGACTTGCAGAATCCTCTGGCAATGAAAATACTGGATGGATCTATAAGAGAGGGGCAGTCTGTTACAGTTGATGTCAAGGATGGAGAGATTATTTTCAGGTGACTCCAATAATAGCCGTTACAGCCAAGACAGAGGAACTCAGAAACAGGCCTCAGACCACTATACCCGATACATATGCAAAGGTTATAGAAGAAGCAGGCGGCATACCGCTTATTATTCCTGTTACAGACAAAAAGGAGAATATCATACAGATCGCCCGGTTTGCCGACGGCTTTCTGTTCAGTGGCGGGGATGATATAGATCCGCGATATTACGGGGAAGAACCACTGGCAGATATGGTCATATCGCCTGATGAACGAACAGAGTTTGAAATGGCGCTTCTGAAAGAGATTATACGGCTTCGTAAACCTGTACTGGGCATATGCCTGGGAGCACAACTTATTAACATTACCCTTGGAGGAAACCTTTATCAGGATATACCGGCGCAGATAGCTGATCCCTTGAACCACAGAAATCAACATAATATAACCCTCGTGGAGGGTACCATTCTTTGCAAGGTGTTTTCAAATAAATCCCTCAAAAACAGAGCACTTACAACGGATGACAGAAAAATCCCCCTTGACCCCACTTTAGAAGGGGGGGGTATGGGGGGATTTGAGCATGAATTTTCGAGTGATATTTCAATATTCAGCACACACCATCAGTCAGTCAAGTCACCGGGAAAAGGTCTTACAGTAAGCGCACTGTCATCTGATGGAGTAATTGAAGCAATAGAACTACCGGACTATCCATTTCTGATCGGAGTCCAATGGCACCCGGAACGGGAACCGGAGAGTGTCTGTACAAGACTGCTCTTTCATGCCTTCATAAAGGCTGCAAAATCAACTGCGAAACCGGACACTTCTAAATTGGCTTGACAAGTCCTGGACGCCCCGTTGACAACAAAATCTTATGCTGTTATCCTGACCTCGAAGTAAAACGAATTCTTCCTCAAATGATGATAAAAATCAGAACCCAGTTTAGCTTAACCAGTGCAATACTCATTGTCTTTCTCCTTTTATTTTGCAGCCATAAGGAATCCAGTGCTTCCGAAGGCATGCATTTTGATCAGGCCAGAAAAAATGGTGTCCTGGCAAATGAAGGATTTTCACGTTCGAATCATTACGTCAAGGGATGGTTGAAGTACGCAGACCCAAAAACAGGGTTGATTCCAAGAAATCTTGATTGGGGAATTTATACCGATCCTTATAGAAAGGGCGGCCTTGATATATGGAATCCGCAAGACTCCGCTGCCGATAACTATCCCTTTATGGTGCTTACTGCAGCACTGACCGATCGTCAGCTTTTTGAAAACCAGATGTTGGAAATATTGAAGACTGAGATTAAACTGACTTCCCGGGTAGATCGAATGCCGGATACGTACGTCTTCTCAAGGCAAGGCTTTCTGACTGATAAACCCAACATTGACAGTATAATTTTCGGATCTTCTGAATACATTAAAGACGGACTTCTCCCTCTGACTGAATGGCTGGGTCCCAGCCCATGGTCTGACAGGATGATCGGGATCCTTGATGATATGTGGGAAAATGCACCCGTAGACACACCTTATGGAAAGATTGTCTCAGACAATGTCGAGGTAAACGGTGAGATGTTGCAGACGCTCTCGCGAATCTATTGGATGACACATGATATAAAGTATTTAAACTGGGCCATCCGCCTCGGTGACTACTACCTACTTGGCAATCACCACCCGACCCTGGACAGCTCCAACCTGAGATTGCGCGATCATGGCTGCGAAATTATTTCCGGACTATGCGAGCTATATGCCACGGTCAGCTTTGCTATGCCTGAGAAGAAAAAAGCATACGAAAAACCCATACACACCATGATAGATACGATATTGGAGCTCGGCAGGAATGAACATGGTATGTTCTATAATATCATCAATCCAAAAACAGGGGCACACACCAAGGGTCTGGCGGATACCTGGGGGTATACATACAATGGCTTTTACACTGTCTACATGATTGATAAAACAGAGGCGTATAGACAGGCTGTTCTCAAAGTCCTTACCTCTCTAAACGGCAACTACAGAAACTACCCTTGGGAGGGAGACAGCGCTGACGGTTACGCCGACTCTATCGAGAGCGCTCTTAATCTCTATAATCGAGAACCGATAACATCAGCAGCCGATTGGATTGACAGTGAAATAAAGGTTATGTGGAGCATGCAGAAAGAAGACGGCGTGATAGAAGGATGGCACTGCGACGGCAATTTTGCGCGAACAACAATCATGTATACTCTATGGAAAACCCAGGGTGTTACAATCCAACCCTGGCAGGAGGATGTCTACTTCGGAGCCGTGCGAGACGGCGATGAGCTTTATCTAAGCATCCAGGCCAAGAAAGCGTGGAGTGGCAGGATCATCTTTGATACCCCCCGCCACAAGATGATCATGAAGCTGCCCATTGATTGGCCCAGGATTAATCAACTGCCTGAGTGGTTTGTAGTGGATAAAGAGAAACGGTATGTCGTGACAAAATCTCCATCCGGCAAAAAGCGGCATTTCACCGGCCAGCAACTCCATCAGGGTATTAATGTTACGCTGAAAGCCGGAGAATCGCAGTATCTGCATCTGAAGCATATTTCAGACAGAGAGCATTCGGCATCCAAAAGAGACGTTGGATATCTCCATTAAAGCCACTTCTTTTTCTTGAAATAGAACAGCATGATAATGCCAATGGAAAACATGAAGGCCATGACCGCAAAGTATCCATACCGCCATTTAATCTCCGGCATAAACTCGAAGTTCATACCATAGATACCAACGATAAATGTCAGAGGTATGAAGATCGTGCCTATGATCGTAAGGAACTTCATTATCTCATTCATCCGGTTACTGATGCTTGAAAGATAAATATCAAGCATACTGGAAAGCATATCGCGGGACGTTTCTATTATATCAATCACCTGAATGGTATGATCATAGACATCCCTCAGGTATACAACAGTGGCGTTCTTTATAAACGGTGAATCTCCACGAGCAAGTATGCCGATCACTTCTCTCAGCGGCCATACAGCCTTTCTCAGAAATATAATCTCTCTCTTCAGCTTGTGTATCTCATGCAGGGTCTCCTTGCCCGGACTGGAAACGAGTTCCTCCTCAAGGTCCTCTACCCTCTCTCCGACTCCCTCCAGGATTGTAAAATAATTGTCTACGATCGAATCTATCATCGCATACGCAAGGTAATCAGCCCCCATTCCTCTTATACGTCCCTTGCCCGCCCTGATTCTCTCCCTGACAGGGCTGAATACATCTCCCTCTAATCCTTCCTGGAAAGAGATTACGAAGTTTGCTTTGAGAATAAGACTTATCTGCTCTGAGACAATCTCGGAATCTTTAACATTGTAGAGCATCTTAAGGATAATGAATAAATAGTCTGTATAAGCATCTGCCTTCGGGCGCTGATCGGTATTGAGTATGTCCTCCATTACAAGAGGATGGAGTCCGAAACAATCGCCAAGGCTCTGTATTATCTCTGATTGATGGAGCCCCTCGACATTGATCCATGTCACTGTATCTTTATCTTTAAACGGGAAACACTGCTCTATGGTCTTTATCTCCACTTCCTGAAGATGTGTCTCATCATAATCAATGACGGTAATTTTAACGTCTCTTCCGCTTTTCTCACCAATATGGACAAGTGTCCCTGGCGAAAGCCCCCTCTTTACCCTCTCTTTGATCAGACGCGCCATGACATATAATATATCATGATTGATTAATATTTTGTCTAATGATAAATTGACGTTCGAATTTTAGTTTTTTTCCGGAGAGC contains:
- the clpB gene encoding ATP-dependent chaperone ClpB, coding for MQINKLTYKAQEALTEAQKTAEGYNHQQVDTVHLLLSLIKQKDGIVPQIIKRLGADVTNIEKELNRELERAPRISGPGQIGQIYITQQLNDTFSTAEKEAEQLRDEYVSTEHILMALSEINSSVSRILKYAGISKDKILKVLVEIRGAQTVTDQNPEDKYEALKRYSRDLTELARKGKLDPVIGRDEEIRRVIQVLSRRTKNNPVLIGEPGVGKTAIAEGLAQRVIAGDVPEGLKNKRVVSLDMGALIAGAKFRGEFEDRLKAVIKEIEQSEGQIILFIDELHTLVGAGSAEGAIDASNMLKPALARGELRCVGATTIDEYRKHIEKDAALERRFQPITVTEPSVEDTISILRGLKERYEVHHGVRIKDSAIVAAAVLSNRYITDRFLPDKAIDLIDESASRLRIEIDSLPSELDEIERRIRQLEIERQAVKKEHDAVSIERLDKIERELADLKESGATLRAQWQEEKGVIGKIRNLKEQIETTRIQSEQAERSGDLGKAAELRYGSLPGLQKQVEEENRRLSESQGSVKLLKEEVDEEDIAEIIAKWTGIPVSKMLEGEVQKLLHIEENLERRVVGQDEAISAVANAVRRARAGIQDPNRPLGSFIFMGPTGVGKTELAKALAEFLFDNEQAMTRIDMSEFMEKHSVAKLIGAPPGYVGYEEGGHLTEAVRRKPYSVLLFDEIEKAHPDVFNILLQLLDDGRLTDSHGRTVDFKNTVVIMTSNIGSQIIQELGGRDEAEMRRRITETMRSYFRPEFLNRVDDVIIFHSLDMEQIKQIVEIQITRLLKRLEEKQIQLTLTDAAKSCLAVEGYDPVFGARPLKRVIQRDLQNPLAMKILDGSIREGQSVTVDVKDGEIIFR
- the corA gene encoding magnesium/cobalt transporter CorA, with the translated sequence MARLIKERVKRGLSPGTLVHIGEKSGRDVKITVIDYDETHLQEVEIKTIEQCFPFKDKDTVTWINVEGLHQSEIIQSLGDCFGLHPLVMEDILNTDQRPKADAYTDYLFIILKMLYNVKDSEIVSEQISLILKANFVISFQEGLEGDVFSPVRERIRAGKGRIRGMGADYLAYAMIDSIVDNYFTILEGVGERVEDLEEELVSSPGKETLHEIHKLKREIIFLRKAVWPLREVIGILARGDSPFIKNATVVYLRDVYDHTIQVIDIIETSRDMLSSMLDIYLSSISNRMNEIMKFLTIIGTIFIPLTFIVGIYGMNFEFMPEIKWRYGYFAVMAFMFSIGIIMLFYFKKKKWL
- a CDS encoding gamma-glutamyl-gamma-aminobutyrate hydrolase family protein, giving the protein MTPIIAVTAKTEELRNRPQTTIPDTYAKVIEEAGGIPLIIPVTDKKENIIQIARFADGFLFSGGDDIDPRYYGEEPLADMVISPDERTEFEMALLKEIIRLRKPVLGICLGAQLINITLGGNLYQDIPAQIADPLNHRNQHNITLVEGTILCKVFSNKSLKNRALTTDDRKIPLDPTLEGGGMGGFEHEFSSDISIFSTHHQSVKSPGKGLTVSALSSDGVIEAIELPDYPFLIGVQWHPEREPESVCTRLLFHAFIKAAKSTAKPDTSKLA